One part of the Streptomyces lydicus genome encodes these proteins:
- a CDS encoding amidase, whose protein sequence is MTDALHHLDATDLAARLRRREISAREVVQAHLDRIEQVNPAVNAIVTLDAEGALAAAAEADARLARGSEVPPLHGLPIAFKDTHLTRGLRTTFGSPLFADHVPDEDDVVVDRLQRAGAIRLGKTNVPEFAAGSHTFNRVFGTTRNPYDPSRSAGGSSGGAAAALAAGLQPLADGSDMGGSLRNPASFCNVVGLRPTPGRVPPQPGGDLWDTLSVPGPMGRTVADTALLLSAMAGPDPRCPIALETPGAAFRVPLDRELRGLRVAWTPDLGGAAPADPDVLAVLEPQLRVLEELGCRVDFACPDLTGADETFRTLRAHSFDLALGSLLDTDREALKPSLARNVEEGRRLTTADLVTATATRSRLHLGTLDFFSRYDLLLAPVSQVTPFDAELEYPQEVAGRPTETYLDWMRSAYLVSVLGVPALSVPAGFTPAGLPVGLQFIGAPRADLAVLQAGHAYERATRHGRRRPGLGGAR, encoded by the coding sequence ATGACCGACGCACTCCACCACCTCGACGCCACCGACCTCGCCGCCCGATTGCGCCGCCGTGAGATCTCCGCCCGGGAGGTCGTACAGGCCCATCTGGACCGGATCGAGCAGGTCAATCCGGCCGTCAACGCCATCGTGACGCTAGACGCCGAGGGCGCGCTGGCCGCCGCGGCGGAGGCCGACGCACGCCTGGCCCGCGGGTCGGAGGTGCCGCCGCTGCACGGTCTGCCGATCGCCTTCAAGGACACCCACCTCACTCGCGGTTTGCGCACGACGTTCGGCTCGCCGCTCTTCGCCGACCACGTCCCCGACGAGGACGATGTGGTGGTCGACCGCCTCCAGCGGGCCGGCGCGATCCGCCTCGGCAAGACCAACGTCCCGGAATTCGCGGCAGGTTCGCACACCTTCAACCGCGTCTTCGGTACGACGCGCAACCCGTACGACCCCAGCCGCTCGGCGGGCGGCAGCAGTGGCGGCGCCGCCGCGGCGCTGGCGGCCGGGCTGCAACCGCTCGCCGACGGCAGCGACATGGGCGGATCGCTGCGCAACCCGGCGTCCTTCTGCAACGTCGTCGGGCTGCGGCCGACACCGGGCCGGGTTCCTCCGCAGCCGGGCGGCGATCTCTGGGACACGTTGTCGGTCCCCGGGCCCATGGGGCGGACGGTCGCCGATACGGCGCTGCTGCTGTCGGCGATGGCCGGGCCGGACCCGCGCTGCCCCATCGCTCTGGAGACACCCGGCGCGGCGTTCCGGGTGCCGCTCGACCGTGAGCTGCGCGGGCTGCGCGTCGCCTGGACGCCTGACCTGGGAGGGGCCGCGCCGGCCGACCCGGACGTGCTCGCCGTTCTGGAGCCTCAGCTACGCGTCCTGGAGGAGCTGGGCTGCCGCGTCGACTTCGCTTGCCCGGACCTCACCGGGGCCGATGAGACCTTCCGTACGCTGCGCGCCCACAGCTTCGACCTCGCCCTGGGCAGCCTGCTCGACACCGACCGGGAGGCCCTCAAGCCGAGCCTCGCCCGGAACGTCGAGGAGGGCCGCCGGCTGACCACGGCCGACCTCGTCACGGCTACCGCGACCCGCAGCCGACTGCACCTCGGGACGCTGGACTTCTTCTCCCGGTACGACCTGTTGCTCGCCCCGGTCAGCCAGGTCACTCCGTTCGACGCGGAACTGGAGTATCCCCAGGAGGTCGCGGGCCGCCCCACCGAGACGTATCTGGACTGGATGCGGTCCGCCTACCTGGTCTCCGTCCTCGGTGTGCCGGCCCTCTCGGTTCCCGCGGGCTTCACACCGGCGGGACTGCCGGTGGGGCTGCAGTTCATCGGCGCGCCGCGCGCCGACCTCGCCGTTCTCCAGGCGGGTCATGCCTATGAGCGCGCGACACGGCACGGCCGACGCCGCCCCGGCCTCGGCGGGGCCCGCTGA
- a CDS encoding YciI family protein: MFVLELTYTASLDRVDAVLEDHVQWLHKEYAAGHFIAAGRKVPRDGGVILAAGVDRATVERIVAEDPFTLAGVCSYRITEFVATTTAPALETYREQLPS, encoded by the coding sequence ATGTTCGTACTGGAACTGACCTACACCGCGTCCCTCGACCGCGTCGACGCCGTCCTTGAGGACCACGTGCAGTGGCTGCACAAGGAATACGCCGCAGGGCACTTCATCGCCGCCGGCCGCAAGGTGCCACGTGACGGGGGCGTGATCCTCGCCGCCGGTGTCGACCGGGCGACCGTGGAACGGATCGTGGCCGAGGACCCGTTCACCCTGGCCGGGGTGTGCTCGTACCGGATCACTGAGTTCGTGGCGACCACGACCGCACCGGCACTGGAGACGTACCGGGAGCAGCTGCCCTCCTGA
- a CDS encoding sugar porter family MFS transporter produces the protein MSIASVSATPPTPPTPSSRPARPTGRLFALTGAVVGVIYGYDTGSISGALVFLSKDFHLSEAEKGLVNSILVFGSIVGALLGGKLADALGRKAAMLIVAASYAVFVACSALAPNVLVLDIVRFLLGIAIGISIVAAPLYVAESTPARIRGASVAAYQVATVAGIVLTYFVNWGLSGGGHWRWMLGLSAIPAALVLIPLLRLPDTPRWYVLKGRTERAVEVMAMTDPDVDPRTEVAVVSAALAQESGGSVRSLLRRPYARAAFFVVGLGFFCQITGINAVTYYSPQIFEEMGFTGDGQSFLLPSFVQLASLAATVLAILVIDRLGRRVVLLCGIGTMVLMLAVLTAVFGTGTLQGATTWVGFAAILLFTAAFNFGFGSLIWVYASEAFPAQLRSTGASVMLTADLVANLLIAQFFPSLMAWAGAARTFAGLGVLALAALVFAAVTAPETKGRQLEEIQDYWRNGGRWPRTPVPEPVSPGALGSGSVPPSP, from the coding sequence ATGTCCATTGCCTCCGTCTCCGCGACCCCACCGACGCCCCCCACGCCGTCCTCACGGCCCGCACGCCCCACCGGTCGGCTGTTCGCGCTCACCGGCGCCGTCGTAGGCGTCATCTACGGCTACGACACCGGCAGCATCTCCGGGGCCCTGGTGTTCCTGAGCAAGGACTTCCACCTCAGCGAGGCCGAGAAGGGCCTCGTCAACAGCATCCTGGTGTTCGGCTCCATCGTCGGCGCGCTGCTCGGCGGCAAACTCGCCGACGCCCTCGGCCGGAAGGCCGCGATGCTGATCGTCGCGGCCTCGTACGCGGTGTTCGTCGCGTGCTCCGCGCTCGCGCCCAACGTCCTCGTGCTGGACATCGTCCGCTTCCTGCTCGGTATCGCCATCGGCATCTCGATCGTCGCCGCACCCCTCTACGTCGCCGAATCCACCCCGGCGCGGATCCGCGGCGCCTCGGTCGCCGCCTATCAGGTGGCCACGGTCGCCGGCATCGTCCTCACCTACTTCGTCAACTGGGGCCTGTCCGGCGGCGGTCACTGGCGCTGGATGCTCGGCCTCTCCGCGATCCCCGCGGCACTCGTGCTGATCCCGCTGCTCAGGTTGCCGGACACCCCGCGCTGGTACGTCCTGAAGGGGCGTACGGAGCGGGCCGTCGAGGTCATGGCGATGACCGACCCGGACGTCGATCCGCGCACGGAGGTCGCGGTCGTGAGTGCCGCGCTGGCCCAGGAGAGCGGCGGATCGGTGCGCTCATTGCTGCGCAGGCCGTATGCCCGCGCCGCGTTCTTCGTCGTCGGCCTCGGCTTCTTCTGCCAGATCACCGGCATCAACGCGGTGACGTACTACAGCCCGCAGATCTTCGAGGAGATGGGCTTCACCGGCGACGGCCAGAGCTTCCTGCTGCCGTCCTTCGTGCAGCTCGCCTCGCTCGCCGCGACGGTGCTCGCCATCCTCGTCATCGACCGGCTCGGCCGCCGCGTGGTGCTGCTGTGCGGAATCGGCACCATGGTGCTGATGCTCGCGGTGCTGACCGCGGTCTTCGGGACGGGGACGCTGCAGGGCGCCACGACCTGGGTCGGCTTCGCCGCCATCCTGCTCTTCACCGCGGCCTTCAACTTCGGCTTCGGGTCGCTGATCTGGGTCTATGCGAGCGAGGCGTTTCCCGCCCAGCTGCGCTCCACCGGGGCGTCGGTGATGCTCACCGCCGACCTCGTCGCCAATCTCCTGATCGCCCAGTTCTTCCCCTCATTGATGGCCTGGGCGGGCGCGGCACGGACCTTCGCGGGCCTCGGGGTCCTCGCACTCGCCGCCCTGGTCTTCGCCGCCGTCACCGCACCCGAGACCAAGGGCCGCCAGTTGGAGGAGATCCAGGACTACTGGCGCAACGGGGGGCGCTGGCCACGGACACCGGTGCCGGAACCCGTGAGTCCGGGCGCGCTGGGCAGTGGATCGGTGCCGCCGAGCCCGTGA
- a CDS encoding SIS domain-containing protein has product MSETSYMEQELQSQPETWQEAARIGAAAGPLPRPGQRVAVVGCGTSWFMAQSYAALREGAGLGVTDPFAASEAFLGSDRGYDAVIAITRSGTTTEVLRVLDAVKGRIPTVTLIGDPETPAVTLSDETIALPFADEKSVVQTRFATTALTLLRAHLGQDTSQAVADARDALSVPVEKEWVEAEQFSFLGTGWTYGLANEAALKMREASQSWTESYPAMEYRHGPIAIAAPGRVTWLFGQAPDGLEGDVTRTGARFVCHARDPLADLVLVQRVALERARARGLDPDNPRSLTRSVMLEPSATS; this is encoded by the coding sequence ATGAGCGAGACCTCGTACATGGAGCAGGAACTACAGAGCCAGCCGGAGACCTGGCAGGAGGCCGCGCGGATCGGCGCCGCAGCCGGCCCTCTGCCCCGGCCCGGGCAGCGCGTCGCCGTGGTCGGCTGCGGCACCTCGTGGTTCATGGCGCAGTCGTACGCGGCACTGCGCGAGGGTGCCGGGCTCGGGGTCACGGACCCGTTCGCCGCTTCCGAGGCGTTCCTCGGCAGCGATCGCGGCTATGACGCGGTGATCGCGATCACGCGCTCGGGCACGACGACCGAGGTGCTCCGCGTGCTCGACGCCGTCAAGGGGCGCATCCCGACGGTGACGCTCATCGGTGATCCCGAGACGCCGGCGGTCACGCTCTCCGACGAGACGATCGCGCTGCCCTTCGCCGACGAGAAATCGGTGGTCCAGACCCGCTTCGCGACCACCGCACTGACACTGCTGCGGGCCCACCTGGGACAGGACACCTCCCAGGCCGTGGCCGATGCACGGGACGCGCTGTCCGTCCCCGTGGAGAAGGAGTGGGTGGAAGCCGAGCAGTTCTCCTTCCTCGGCACGGGCTGGACCTACGGCCTCGCCAACGAGGCAGCCCTCAAGATGCGGGAGGCGTCGCAGAGTTGGACGGAGTCCTACCCGGCGATGGAGTACCGCCACGGCCCGATCGCGATAGCCGCACCGGGCCGGGTGACCTGGCTGTTCGGCCAGGCGCCGGACGGGCTGGAGGGCGACGTGACGCGGACGGGCGCGCGCTTCGTGTGCCATGCACGTGATCCGCTGGCCGACCTGGTGCTGGTCCAGCGAGTGGCGCTGGAACGGGCCCGCGCCCGCGGCCTGGACCCGGACAACCCGCGCAGCCTGACGCGCTCCGTGATGCTCGAACCCTCGGCCACCTCATAG
- a CDS encoding class II fructose-bisphosphate aldolase — MPLVPTSSLIDAAREAQVGAAAFNVIHLETAEALVTAAERTGIPLILQISENCVRYHGSLLPLTRATLALAEGSGARIAVHLDHITDAELVHQGVSAGVGSVMVDASALPYEENVATTAELTAWCHEQGAYVEAELGEVGGKDGVHAPGVRTDPDEALAFVRATGVDALAVAVGSSHAMHQRTAVLDKDLIAALHRTLPVPLVLHGSSGVPDDELRRAIAAGMTKINISTHLVSVFTQSIRQTLGADPSLVDSRKYVKPAREAVAEEAARLLGVLGTPATVPGQYAAQAPARG; from the coding sequence ATGCCCCTCGTTCCCACCTCCTCCCTCATCGACGCGGCGCGCGAGGCGCAAGTCGGCGCCGCGGCCTTCAACGTCATCCATCTGGAAACCGCCGAGGCCCTGGTCACCGCCGCCGAGCGCACCGGCATTCCGCTGATCCTCCAGATCAGCGAGAACTGCGTCCGCTATCACGGCAGTCTGCTGCCTCTCACCCGCGCCACCCTCGCCCTCGCCGAGGGTTCCGGCGCCCGGATCGCGGTGCACCTCGATCACATCACCGACGCGGAGCTGGTCCACCAGGGCGTGTCCGCCGGAGTGGGGTCGGTCATGGTGGACGCCTCCGCGCTCCCCTACGAAGAGAACGTCGCCACCACCGCCGAACTGACCGCCTGGTGCCACGAACAGGGGGCGTACGTCGAGGCGGAACTCGGTGAGGTGGGCGGCAAGGACGGGGTGCACGCGCCGGGGGTGCGCACGGACCCGGACGAGGCCCTGGCGTTCGTCCGCGCGACAGGGGTGGATGCCCTTGCCGTGGCCGTCGGCTCGTCGCATGCGATGCATCAGCGCACGGCCGTCCTGGACAAGGACCTCATCGCGGCGCTGCACAGGACTCTGCCGGTGCCGCTGGTGCTGCACGGATCCTCCGGTGTGCCGGACGACGAGCTGCGTCGCGCCATCGCCGCCGGCATGACGAAGATCAATATTTCGACGCATCTGGTCTCGGTCTTCACCCAGTCGATACGGCAGACGCTGGGCGCGGATCCTTCACTGGTCGACTCCCGGAAGTACGTCAAGCCGGCCCGGGAGGCAGTGGCGGAGGAGGCCGCACGGCTGCTGGGCGTGCTGGGCACCCCGGCGACCGTGCCGGGTCAGTACGCCGCCCAGGCCCCGGCCCGGGGCTGA
- a CDS encoding DeoR/GlpR family DNA-binding transcription regulator, which produces MKRHERMNALLELLGERGRVEVDEAATALEVSAATMRRDMDALAEQQLLTRTRGGAVLSSVAYDLPIRYKHAHRSEEKEAVARAAAKLVERGDVVGLSGGTTTTAIARVLATRPDFAEAGPQPHLTIVTNSLNIANELAVRPQIKIVLTGGVAHSRSFELVGPFSELVLQQISVDIAFIGANGVDPMMGATVHDEAEARVNRLMAERARRAVVVADSSKIGERCFARVGDADVFDTFITDSGAREATRREFADRGLKVVTARPSVTE; this is translated from the coding sequence ATGAAGCGCCATGAACGGATGAACGCCTTGCTCGAGCTGCTCGGGGAGCGGGGCCGGGTGGAGGTCGACGAGGCGGCCACCGCTCTGGAGGTGTCGGCCGCCACGATGCGGCGGGACATGGATGCTCTGGCCGAGCAGCAGTTGCTGACCCGCACCCGGGGCGGGGCGGTGCTCAGCTCGGTGGCGTACGACCTGCCGATCCGCTACAAGCACGCGCACCGGTCGGAGGAGAAGGAGGCGGTGGCGAGGGCCGCGGCGAAGCTGGTCGAGCGGGGGGACGTCGTCGGGCTGAGCGGTGGCACGACGACCACTGCCATCGCCCGGGTACTGGCCACACGTCCGGACTTCGCGGAGGCGGGCCCGCAACCGCATCTGACGATCGTCACCAATTCCCTCAACATCGCCAATGAGCTGGCGGTACGACCGCAGATCAAGATCGTGCTCACGGGAGGGGTGGCTCACTCACGGTCGTTCGAACTGGTGGGTCCGTTCAGCGAGTTGGTGCTGCAGCAGATCTCCGTCGACATCGCGTTCATCGGTGCGAACGGCGTGGACCCGATGATGGGGGCGACGGTCCATGACGAGGCGGAGGCCCGCGTCAACCGCCTGATGGCAGAGCGTGCCCGGCGTGCGGTGGTCGTCGCGGACTCCTCGAAGATCGGCGAACGGTGCTTCGCCCGCGTCGGCGACGCGGATGTCTTCGACACGTTCATCACGGACAGCGGCGCGAGAGAGGCAACCCGCCGCGAATTCGCGGACCGGGGCCTGAAAGTGGTGACGGCCCGGCCGTCCGTCACCGAGTGA
- a CDS encoding TetR/AcrR family transcriptional regulator, whose protein sequence is MPSAKKKTTTANASPERRRELLNTAAEVFAAQGYNATTVRRIADEAGMLAGSLYYHFDSKESMLDEILSTFLNELWDGYDAVLAAGLGPRETIEALVTESFREIDRHRAAVAIYQKEARHLSVQPRFRYLVDSQQKFEKAWLGTLERGVADGVFRADLDIRLTYRFVRDTVWIAASWYRPGGRHSPEEIARQYLSMVLDGIALSA, encoded by the coding sequence GTGCCATCCGCCAAGAAGAAGACGACCACTGCGAACGCCTCCCCGGAGCGCCGCCGCGAACTGCTCAACACCGCGGCCGAGGTCTTCGCCGCCCAGGGCTACAACGCCACGACCGTCCGTCGGATCGCCGACGAGGCCGGCATGCTCGCGGGCAGCCTCTACTACCACTTCGATTCCAAGGAATCGATGCTCGACGAGATCCTGTCCACGTTCCTGAACGAGCTGTGGGACGGCTACGACGCCGTACTGGCCGCCGGTCTCGGCCCCCGGGAGACGATCGAGGCGCTGGTCACCGAGTCCTTCCGGGAGATCGACCGACACCGCGCCGCGGTCGCCATCTACCAGAAAGAGGCCAGGCACCTCTCCGTCCAGCCCCGCTTCCGCTACCTGGTCGACTCGCAGCAGAAGTTCGAGAAGGCGTGGCTCGGCACGCTGGAGCGGGGCGTCGCCGACGGCGTCTTCCGCGCCGACCTGGACATCCGTCTCACCTACCGGTTCGTCCGCGACACCGTCTGGATCGCGGCGAGCTGGTACCGGCCGGGCGGTCGGCACAGCCCCGAGGAGATCGCCCGCCAGTACCTCTCCATGGTCCTGGACGGCATCGCACTGAGCGCCTGA